Within Lytechinus pictus isolate F3 Inbred chromosome 7, Lp3.0, whole genome shotgun sequence, the genomic segment ATCACTATCGGTATTGATTTTGTACCCGAATGAgtgattgtcatttttttgtattgatttgaaaaaaaatatgctaaAATAGTCCGCCAATAACGATTTTCTAAATGTCGAAACGGCGTTTTCATGGTATTTTTCTtatcataaaaaagaaatgaaatggaacAAGAGATACAAGCATGTTGCTTTCAGTTGACAGTAGGAAACGCTGACGTGCAATGCACAGgcctattcaattcaattcaaataaaacatttattttcttccatttcatcaCACATTTTTCTTGTAAACATAAGTTCATAATTGAACTTatatttgtttgatgatttGAGGTACTATAGgcctttcttcaaattatttcttgttttaatGAATATAGAGATCAATAAACAGGTAAATATTAATTAGACCTGACCAATTACGTTCTCCAAACGGAAGATATTGATCATCATGGTATAGTAATATAATCCGTTGTCACACCAACGAGCAAACGAGAATTGCGATAATTTGACTGCATGCTATACCTGCATAGTCTTCTAATTTTGTTCTCGTAAAAGATATCTGGAGATGCAAATATCGACAAAATGTTGACTCTTTTGACACCATTGGATGCCAAATACGGAAGAGCTTTGATGAATGAAGGTATCATTAACCTGTCCAGGAGCATTGAGATCGAGGTTTGGATTATGACAAATCAGACTTCAACAAATACTCTAACGGTAACTATGCCGACAATGAGGTTATCTATACAGTGAAGCAATTTTAAATcatctgtgttttttttattcactacTTTCAGTGATCAATTAGTTTTCAGTTAGCTTCCACTGAATATCTGAATATACTTCATCCATCAGTTAAACTAAGAAATATTAATTCACCCTGTTCGTATATTTCTTGCATATTATCTGAGCAAATTCtgtcacattttcaataaatttattaATCTAAACCAAATTTCACATTGAGAAACCTTTGTTAAAAttttttgatttattgtttcaattttatttctagTATGATGATTACATTATCCGTGATGGCACTGAAGAAGATCTAAGCAAGGTATACGATCTCCTAGAAGAGTTGGTAGAAATTGAGGATATTACCGCGGACTTTGTGGTCAATAAAGATGGTAGGAAATATTTTCTCATTTGGCCAAGGAAGCCACGAAATAGGAAATGAAAGGCCAAGATAACAGGATTAACGATGAAAGTGTGTGGGTGACAAAAATAATGTCGATTTAATGATGATTTCGGTGGTGGTAGCAGTAGtggtaacgatgatgatgatggtagggacgatgatgatgataatgatgatgatgatgatgatgatgatgatgatggtgatgatgatgacgatggtgatgatgacgatgatatgtaatgatgatgatgatgatggtaattttcACTTTCTTGTACATGGTCGCTGAAAAAGTGGAGGGGCGtctccgcatacattcgtaattccgaaggttcggatattccgaaggttcgttattccgaaggttcgtatttccgaaggttcgtaattccgaaggttcgttagtccgaaaacgaaatgaggttcgttattccgaaggttcgttaatccgaaaaagaaatgaggttcgtaattccgaaggttcgttagtccgaaaactaaatgattaactaaccttatttcgttttcgggcTAACGAACcatcggaacaacgaaccttatttcgttttcggattaacgaaccgtcggaacatcgaaccttatttcgttttcagattatcgaaccttcggaataacgaaccttcggaataacgccacaaatgttcggattaacgaacccttttacgttttcggattaacgaacatcgaggtataggcaatttacgtgtttcggaattacgaaccttcggaattacgaagtgtaaccgggGGTCTCAGCCTCCAGCCAACCCCTGTTTCTGCGGCCCTGTAGAATGAATACCATTATCCGAATTTGTtgtaacaatgaaaatatttctcttaATATTTCAACTTGAAGTTTGAGGCCCTGAATATATAGCAATTATTTCGTTTATTCAGTCATAAAAGAACTGGAGAATGATatcattaaataaattaatcaCTTTTCCTGATTTTTTCTTGCAGATTTTGAACGTGACGGTGCTACTGACAAGAATCTTTTTAGTTGTGTCGTCTTAGAGCGTCGACATCGTGTTGAAGATCAGTCTGAAGAGACCGAAATCAACCACGAAATCGTTGGTTGTATGCTGTATTCAAAGATGTATTGTGTTTTGATGGGGCAATTATATTTCTTACAAGGCCTTTATCTGAAACAGGAGCATAAAGGTAATTAATGCTATACATACATGACTCTAATGACTCTTAATTAATATTCGTTTTtaacctttctttcttttactttgtcatgtttgtattgaccggttatgataatgatactagtttctacattacatgtatagcGTTTATTACACTTTGTTTCTAATCGCTTAACATTCTATTTATTATTACACCGTCATCGGATCCTGACATGCCTGCAAacaatgcaggggccgcggaagtggggggctggggggcttcagcccccctacttttttttataaaaccgtgtacaaaaacgtaaaaataaccattacgattgtgattttttgcacggtcatcccccccccccacttttggctcagccccccccccctgaaaaccgttccgcggcccccaTTATGAGATGCCAATGCCTTCAGAATTCAATTCAAACAAATGTGATGGGAAatcgaatatatatatttttaaatagcCATCATATAAGAGCACACTTaaacatattttgaaatgtaggcctatatttgtaccgaaacgtatatatatatatataggcctatacttgaACCACAAAATCATCTAATAACGATTGAAGTTGACTTACCGAAATTCTTCCCTTCCCCACAATTTTTTGCCAAAATTCAACATATGCAGGCTATAGATTGTATTTCGcgaattgaattgatttctaCTGCATATAGAACGTCTGATAAATATTCTTTGCCCACGATTCAACGGAAAGTCAAATGACTCTTGGACAGggcaataaatatttatttattgggTGGCAAATCTTGTTGACTTTCCAAAGTAAATTAAAATGTTGGAATTGCTTTATATAATTCTTTTTACTTTGATTATggttaataaaaataatgtaaactATGGCCTGAGGTTTATTGCAGCCTATAAATGTGGCTGTTTGATTGCTGCATTAGAGAATTAGCTGGTATagaaagtcaaaattttaaagctAAGAACTGgttcacaccccccccccgctcctTCCCGAccaattttattttgcttgttttttttttgccaattgCTTCTATGTGGCTTTGACCTCTTTTTTTCGCATATCACCAGTTTTAGGGCCAACGCTTCTTAAGTGGTGACATTTcatctcccccctctctctctctttttttttttggcggggGGTTGGGACTTGGCAGAATTTGTTGTGCACCCTGCACTGTTACCGCCCCTGCACTTTTTaatcctggatcagcccctgtgTCATCGCCTACAAACATTATGACTATTTGACATTATATATGCAAGAGTACAAAATAGGCCTAATGTTTTGCCAGAGTACAGATTAAAGACCAAATGGTGTTTGCCAAGTGCCATCCACCTTGCTTCCTgcacattattttcataaagatGATATTATTTGAGGTTGATATCTCCATGCTATTTCATtgttgtagtttttttttaatatacaggtAAAGGCTTAGGCAAGGCCCTACTTCGTTCAACACTGCAGGTAAGCTTTGTAAttccaaattcaaattcaaataagcactgaacaaaaaatacattcatccaattaaataaatttcggtaacttttttttacagGCGCTGCTCTTTTTTCCAGCAAGTCCCTCCATTTATCTTATACTTCTAACTTATTTATAACGAAGTAATTTTTGTTTCCTGTCTTGTTTTCGTAAACACGAATATTGCTGATCGACCTAAATgatttagaaatatatatataaagttttGTGGGGTTTTGGGTTTATGGAATGCTAATTGCTTTGAAACGGGGAGAATGATGgaatacaatttgaaaaaaaaattgaataaagtatGTTTTGATGTACGCATCAATTGTTTTTAAGTTCATTCctttttcatacaaaaaataatgttaaactttttattttgttcaagtaaTTCGCCCCTGCCCATAATCTTCATAGGCCACAGTGATTATTGTAACATACGAAGTTAATTTCGCCATtgtcttttctctctctctctctctttgcagGCTTGCAAGAAATGCACCGGTGACGGctttattttcatgatccaAAAGGAGAACAAAACCTCCCAATCACTCTTCCAGTCATTCCACGCAATCAACATGACACAATCGATGAATTTCGAATGGATTAAAATCTTACTCTAAGAAAAACATGCACCAAAGACTATTTAGTTGACACGTTAAAATATGTAGCGTTCAGAATCCTTCTGCATTATAGTGACATTTTATATTCACTATCAACTTAAGCGCGAGTTGTTAACGTCTTTAAATTCTGATATTATGTAaatagtatatttttactgaGAAAAAtctacatatttatttttgttccgaccaaaattgtttttaagtTCACGAAATTAACCTAAATTCAGGGGCTTGCCTCTTATTATAAAAGATTTACTTTTTGGCAAGCCTCTCCGTTACTATGTTTTACTAAACTCAGCTGAGGTCAGTTTTCTCAAGAACAAATAATTATGTAATGTATTATGATATGCCTGATACTTCTAATATATTAGACTTTGTCGTgtgtttgttattattttgttatgtcAATTATGTCAATATTCGAAGTATAgtactattttgttttgtatattattatcatgtattaTGTAAGGTTTTACTTTGCaatttattgtgtatattttaaatgtttttatctGTATATACAGTGTCCCTTGGCAGAACAATACTCGATattgaaagggctaccctgtaTAAAGAagaccaaataaataaataaatgataacatAAATTATCAAAATCTTCTAAACGTACATTAAGTCTAGTATAAACCAGCTGTTCTTTAAATCATTCCCAAAGAAACTTTTGACCAATAGCTGGTTGGCCTTGTATGTGTTTGTATTCTAACCATTAACCAAATGATTTCATCAACTTTTCTTTATTAGCTGTCAAACTCACATAGACTTTTTAGGGGTTATGGTGTAAATAGAAACACTCTtgattttttctttgcttgtggATTTTCTTCTTGGGATTAGGACAGCGTTATTCCTTTTGGAAGCATTTTACCCCTCCTCCGATAAGCAAGATTATCGTCCAGATCGACTGCTGTATTTTAAAGAGTGCATTATTTAATGTGCCAACTCTTGTCACATCCTACAAactctttatttatgaataggcctactttaCTTTATGTATGGGGTACAATGTCAACATTTAATGAATCTCCGTGATCGAGAAAAGAGATGAGCAGCAGTTTTGATAAGTTTGGAATTGTTTAAGCCCGAGTAGTTTAAACATGTATTGACATTTCATCTGAGTTTTATGAAGTCTTTATTGTCATATAATTGGTGCAGCTGAATATATATTATCCAACCGTCTTTTGTCTCAATTCTAGtcttttgtctttcattttttcttttaaattctttGGCATGtttagaatattatttttttatgcaatgtttttgtcaatgtctagaatttatttcattatactaTATGTTATTCTTTGTGTTTCTTcacatgtatatattgttaaGTATTATCTTTTATGACGGAAATgaaacaagcaaacaaacactATAACGCATAATCCAAAAAGATAacaattcatttcttttaatagcCATTTTTGCGCTCGCTTAATTCACTCGcaacttttatgaaattttgccccctcattttttttaggcTCATTGTGCCTCTGTACGATATGTTTACAATAAAATCATTGTAATGATATACTCGGTGTCTTGATCTTGTTTGTTTTATCAGTATAGCATTACAATTTTTCTTGATTAGGGTTATTTTTATGATTCGGACAATATTTCAAAGGGTAGCATGAGAAATATCTTCTAAACGAATCAATTCGTATATGATGGCACTACAACACACATACCTACACTTACACTCACACCCAACCCACATACGCATGCAGATACACATTGTTTGCTTTAATATAGCCGATACATAGCCTGGGCTTCTGCATGAGACATGTAGTGGGCTTGACAAGCAAATTCTTGAAATCAACCTTTGTTAAAATCTACATTTTATCACATATACACCTGATTTACCAAGATACCAATTGCCAAAACGGTATTTCTTAATTTATTgaaagtgaataattttgagggAGAAGTATCGAAGACTTATTTCAAGCGTTTTTACACTGTATTTTACTCTAATAGAAATGGAAATATCGTGACATTGAAACAATGTATTTAGAATTAATGTTAGTGTAAAAGATTaatgtgattaaaataaatgttcaaGGATAGTGTCTCGGAAATGCCAATGTTAAATGAAAAaaacttgtcggacgttttatccgacaaattctaatttatccgacagttaccatagtaacagtgttAATCAGTAAACAAGGACATTTCTGATCTGGAGACTTGTCAGatggaaatgttgatgaaatgctccatAACTGGCTGTGCGTAGATTTCAAACTGAAAAAAGGAGTAGGCCTACAGCttaaaagataaaaatgaagtgaataaataaataaatagatatcaAAGTTGCTATAGGCTATCATATTTATGACTAATTATATCAAATTTCCatggaaaatttgtaaatcacagtATTTCAATGATAataggacaaaatgaaaatgactaCAAACAACATTATTTTCCGTTGTGATTTGTCTCATATCGTGCCCAGTAGTATTATGTTCTAGGATTTTGATGTCGTTGAGAAATATAACTTGTTAGAGTGTACATCGACCTATTTTTTCTACTAAATGGCGAAAATTGAATTCCGAACAACTATACGAGAATCTTTGGTAGGTATGCTACATTTTGGGGGCATTATCAAATTAGTCACCAACCCATTCGATGCTGTTTGTTTCGTCAGTGCTGGTGCCTCCGCCTGGTGATGTTGTGTGAGTGGTCTGAATGATGATCAAAATTGATAGCTAACCTCGTCGTCGTAATCGTATGCATGTGTGAGTGCAGTGTGTCCGGACCAATCAGGgtaatggataattcgtttttcattccTGATTTTCGTAGAGCAAAAACGGAAGTCAACCTCATGGATTggtctttgaaaacacaaaaacgaaatcacaacgagaaaaaccccgttgtgatttcatttttggagatcaaaaacagaagaatgaaa encodes:
- the LOC129265195 gene encoding uncharacterized protein LOC129265195 isoform X1, producing the protein MPVMESPEIIPEIRCAFASDASILYDLLKEYTIEQKLEDVFKYSRASFEEHFNQALFKAFVIEVKGETVNQRNIIGCIFFSIFYEYVVGVTAFPHCCYIKPDFRDLGIEQKLIQHAKKISGDANIDKMLTLLTPLDAKYGRALMNEGIINLSRSIEIEVWIMTNQTSTNTLTYDDYIIRDGTEEDLSKVYDLLEELVEIEDITADFVVNKDDFERDGATDKNLFSCVVLERRHRVEDQSEETEINHEIVGCMLYSKMYCVLMGQLYFLQGLYLKQEHKGKGLGKALLRSTLQACKKCTGDGFIFMIQKENKTSQSLFQSFHAINMTQSMNFEWIKILL
- the LOC129265195 gene encoding uncharacterized protein LOC129265195 isoform X2, with translation MPVMESPEIIPEIRCAFASDASILYDLLKEYTIEQKLEDVFKYSRASFEEHFNQALFKAFVIEVKGETVNQRNIIGCIFFSIFYEYVVGVTAFPHCCYIKPDFRDLGIEQKLIQHAKKYDDYIIRDGTEEDLSKVYDLLEELVEIEDITADFVVNKDDFERDGATDKNLFSCVVLERRHRVEDQSEETEINHEIVGCMLYSKMYCVLMGQLYFLQGLYLKQEHKGKGLGKALLRSTLQACKKCTGDGFIFMIQKENKTSQSLFQSFHAINMTQSMNFEWIKILL
- the LOC129265195 gene encoding uncharacterized protein LOC129265195 isoform X3, whose amino-acid sequence is MPVMESPEIIPEIRCAFASDASILYDLLKEYTIEQKLEDVFKYSRASFEEHFNQALFKAFVIEVKGETVNQRNIIGCIFFSIFYEYVVGVTAFPHCCYIKPDFRDLGIEQKLIQHAKKISGDANIDKMLTLLTPLDAKYGRALMNEGIINLSRSIEIEVWIMTNQTSTNTLTYDDYIIRDGTEEDLSKVYDLLEELVEIEDITADFVVNKDDFERDGATDKNLFSCVVLERRHRVEDQSEETEINHEIVGCMLYSKMYCVLMGQLYFLQGLYLKQEHKVFF